In the genome of Poecilia reticulata strain Guanapo linkage group LG16, Guppy_female_1.0+MT, whole genome shotgun sequence, one region contains:
- the twist1b gene encoding twist-related protein 1b, with product MSEENLGEESGSSPVSPVDSLSNSEGEPDRQPKRAGGRKRRTSRKSGDDSDSPTPGKRGKKSGSSSPQSFEELQSQRVMANVRERQRTQSLNEAFAALRKIIPTLPSDKLSKIQTLKLAARYIDFLCQVLQSDELDSKMSSCSYVAHERLSYAFSVWRMEGAWSMSTSH from the coding sequence ATGTCTGAGGAAAATCTGGGGGAAGAGTCGGGAAGCTCCCCCGTCTCTCCTGTGGACAGCCTGAGCAACAGCGAGGGGGAGCCGGACAGACAGCCGAAGAGAGCCGGCGGGAGGAAGCGGAGGACGAGCAGAAAAAGCGGGGACGACTCGGACAGCCCGACACCGGGGAAAAGAGGGAAGAAGTCCGGCAGCAGCAGCCCCCAGTCCTTCGAGGAGCTCCAGTCGCAGCGGGTGATGGCCAACGTCCGGGAGCGACAGAGGACCCAGTCCCTAAACGAGGCGTTCGCGGCCCTGCGGAAGATTATCCCCACGCTGCCCTCGGACAAACTGAGCAAAATACAGACCTTAAAACTCGCTGCCAGGTACATCGACTTCCTCTGCCAGGTGTTGCAGAGCGACGAGCTGGACTCCAAGATGTCAAGCTGCAGCTATGTGGCTCATGAGAGGCTGAGCTATGCCTTCTCCGTGTGGAGGATGGAGGGAGCTTGGTCCATGTCTACATCTCACTAA